Proteins encoded together in one Mycobacterium sp. MS1601 window:
- a CDS encoding methyltransferase domain-containing protein, with product MDLPRIFTIRESGHRIHNPFTPDKLAALGQALHLEPGTRVLDLASGSGEMLCTWARDHRVTGTGVDISTMFTEQARARAAELGVADQVRFLHADAAGFVADEPVDLAACVGATWIGGGVAGTVELLSKSLRHGGLMLIGEPYWRREVPDQVTVQACGAVSENDFLLLPELIEQFGDLGFDTVEMVLADQDSWDRYQAAQWLNLRRWLDANPDDELAADVRAELTTEPGRYTRYQREFLGWGVFALMGR from the coding sequence GTGGATCTTCCGCGCATCTTCACCATCCGGGAAAGCGGCCACCGCATCCACAACCCGTTCACACCGGACAAGCTCGCCGCCCTGGGGCAAGCCCTGCATCTGGAACCCGGTACTCGCGTGCTCGATCTCGCCAGCGGCTCAGGCGAAATGCTTTGCACATGGGCCCGTGATCACCGTGTCACCGGAACCGGCGTCGACATCAGCACAATGTTCACCGAACAGGCCCGTGCCCGTGCCGCTGAACTCGGCGTCGCGGACCAGGTCCGCTTCCTACATGCTGACGCCGCCGGTTTCGTCGCTGACGAACCTGTCGATCTCGCTGCCTGCGTGGGAGCCACGTGGATCGGAGGCGGGGTGGCCGGCACCGTCGAGCTGCTGAGCAAGAGCCTGCGCCACGGCGGCCTCATGCTCATCGGCGAACCGTACTGGCGACGCGAAGTGCCGGACCAGGTGACCGTTCAAGCCTGCGGCGCGGTTTCGGAAAACGACTTCCTGCTGTTACCGGAGCTGATCGAGCAGTTCGGCGATCTCGGGTTCGACACTGTGGAGATGGTGTTGGCCGATCAGGACAGTTGGGACCGCTACCAGGCAGCGCAGTGGCTCAATCTCCGTCGGTGGCTCGACGCCAATCCCGACGACGAGCTCGCCGCCGATGTGCGCGCCGAACTCACCACCGAACCCGGCCGCTACACGCGATACCAGCGTGAGTTTCTCGGGTGGGGAGTTTTCGCACTCATGGGGCGCTGA
- a CDS encoding GAF domain-containing sensor histidine kinase: MHAEMSLRERLLALVLRPTAPPLAVGIATAVVLIAVEVLLVSLLKQVAPENAFGAVFLLGVLVVSASWGFGLALATSLVSTLAYVWFHVMEGSGSLAPAALLFLTVALLSNVLVGQARLRALEADERRREADLAAAAVSALAEQQAALRRVATKVARGAEPDAVYAVAVAELARGLHAEHVTLLKFHDGEAEVMAAADDQHRLRLQVGERLPLTGDGVSVQILNTGRPARVDDYSTAAGPAAARVVRAGLVSGVGAPVTVDGRVWGAILVGSVHSAPIPAGTEDRIGDFADLVATAISNSETRAELKASRARIVAAADSARRGFERDLHDGAQQRIVSLGLELGAIQSAVAADNPEAGAQLAEVVKGMSGLYSDLQELSRGIHPAILSRGGLGPAIKTLARRSPVPVDLVLEIDSSIPDSVEVAAYYVTAEALTNTAKYAQASEVKVHARARDGVLELSIADDGIGGAVSGGGSGLIGLKDRVNALSGELAVSSPSGAGTTLTVAIPLIADH; the protein is encoded by the coding sequence ATGCACGCGGAAATGTCGCTGCGGGAGCGACTATTGGCGCTGGTCTTGCGGCCCACCGCACCCCCGTTGGCCGTGGGTATCGCCACGGCAGTGGTCCTGATCGCGGTCGAGGTGCTGCTGGTGAGTCTGCTCAAGCAGGTGGCCCCCGAGAACGCGTTCGGTGCGGTCTTCCTGCTGGGCGTTCTGGTGGTGTCGGCCAGCTGGGGATTCGGCTTGGCATTGGCGACCTCGCTGGTCAGCACGCTGGCCTATGTCTGGTTCCACGTGATGGAGGGCAGCGGCAGCCTGGCGCCGGCGGCACTTCTGTTCTTGACGGTGGCGCTGCTGTCCAACGTCCTGGTGGGGCAGGCCCGCCTGCGGGCTCTGGAGGCCGACGAGCGGCGCCGCGAAGCCGACCTGGCCGCGGCCGCCGTCAGCGCCCTGGCCGAGCAACAGGCAGCTCTACGCCGCGTCGCCACCAAGGTGGCTCGCGGCGCCGAACCCGACGCCGTGTACGCCGTCGCGGTGGCCGAGCTGGCGCGCGGTCTGCACGCCGAGCACGTCACGCTGCTGAAGTTCCACGACGGTGAGGCCGAGGTGATGGCGGCAGCCGACGATCAGCACCGTCTGCGTTTGCAGGTGGGTGAGCGGCTGCCGCTGACCGGCGACGGCGTTTCGGTGCAGATCCTGAACACCGGCAGGCCGGCCCGGGTGGACGACTACAGCACCGCAGCCGGGCCCGCCGCTGCGCGGGTGGTCCGGGCCGGGCTGGTCTCCGGTGTCGGGGCCCCGGTCACGGTCGACGGACGGGTCTGGGGCGCCATCCTGGTGGGCTCGGTGCACTCGGCCCCGATACCCGCCGGAACCGAGGACCGGATCGGCGATTTCGCTGATCTGGTGGCCACCGCGATCTCGAACTCCGAGACCCGCGCCGAACTCAAGGCGTCCCGCGCGCGCATCGTTGCCGCCGCCGACTCCGCCCGCCGGGGTTTCGAACGCGACCTGCACGACGGTGCCCAGCAACGCATCGTGTCGCTGGGCTTGGAGCTCGGCGCCATCCAGTCGGCGGTCGCCGCCGACAACCCCGAAGCCGGTGCACAGCTGGCCGAGGTGGTGAAGGGCATGTCGGGGCTGTACTCGGATCTGCAGGAACTCTCCCGCGGCATTCACCCGGCCATCCTGTCCAGGGGCGGCCTCGGCCCTGCCATCAAAACTCTGGCGCGCCGCTCCCCCGTGCCCGTGGATCTCGTTCTGGAGATCGACTCCAGCATCCCCGATTCGGTAGAAGTGGCGGCGTATTACGTGACCGCAGAGGCGCTCACCAACACCGCCAAGTACGCGCAGGCCTCCGAGGTGAAGGTGCACGCCCGAGCCCGTGACGGCGTGCTGGAGCTGTCCATCGCCGACGACGGGATCGGCGGTGCCGTCTCCGGCGGCGGCTCCGGTCTGATCGGGCTCAAGGACCGGGTGAATGCCCTCTCCGGAGAACTGGCGGTCAGCAGCCCTTCCGGCGCGGGAACCACGCTGACAGTGGCGATTCCACTGATAGCCGATCACTGA
- a CDS encoding response regulator transcription factor, with the protein MRCLIVDDSAAFRAAATSMLERAGFDVVGIASTEAEALSCAQQLHPDVILLDIDLGAESGFDVAQALHRAGPPEPSVILISTHDEQDFADLIADSPALGFLPKFALSPESILKLVRS; encoded by the coding sequence ATGCGCTGTCTGATCGTCGACGACAGTGCCGCCTTTCGTGCGGCGGCAACCAGCATGCTGGAACGTGCGGGATTCGATGTCGTCGGTATCGCCTCCACCGAGGCCGAAGCGCTGAGTTGCGCGCAGCAGTTGCACCCGGACGTGATCCTGCTCGACATCGATCTGGGCGCCGAGAGCGGGTTCGACGTGGCACAGGCGTTGCACCGGGCCGGGCCGCCGGAGCCGTCGGTGATCCTGATCTCCACGCATGACGAGCAGGACTTCGCGGACCTGATCGCCGACAGTCCGGCGCTGGGATTCCTGCCGAAATTCGCGCTGTCGCCGGAGTCGATCCTGAAGCTGGTGCGCAGCTAG
- a CDS encoding zinc-binding dehydrogenase translates to MTISIRGAVLEEIGRPRPYAESAPLSISDLELAPPGDGELLLRIETAGLCHSDLSVVDGNRVRPVPMLLGHEAAGVIEEIGGHSDLTVGQRVVLTFLPRCGACAACDTDGLAPCTPGSAANGAGTLMSGAVRLSRGGEPVRHHLGVSGFATHAVVDRRSVVPVDADVPAVVASLLGCAVLTGGGAVLNAGQPRPGQTVVVVGLGGVGMAAVLTALAHDDVRVVGVDRLPEKLDDARAAGAHEVYTPEGAVDAGLKAAVVIEAVGHPAALETAVALTAPGGRTVTVGLPRPDARVTLSPLGFVAEGRSLIGSYLGSAVPSRDIPRFVEMWRSGMLPVESLVSASITLDQINEGMDQLADGRAVRQVVEF, encoded by the coding sequence ATGACCATCTCGATTCGTGGTGCGGTGCTGGAGGAGATCGGCCGCCCGCGGCCCTACGCCGAGTCCGCACCCCTGAGCATCTCCGACCTGGAACTCGCCCCGCCCGGTGACGGTGAGCTGCTGCTGCGCATCGAGACCGCGGGCCTGTGCCACTCCGATCTGTCGGTGGTCGACGGAAACCGGGTCCGGCCGGTGCCGATGCTGCTGGGCCACGAGGCCGCCGGGGTGATCGAGGAGATCGGCGGACACTCCGACCTGACAGTGGGGCAGCGGGTGGTGTTGACGTTCCTACCCCGCTGCGGTGCGTGTGCGGCATGCGACACCGACGGGCTGGCCCCCTGCACGCCGGGCAGCGCCGCGAACGGGGCGGGCACTTTGATGAGTGGTGCGGTGCGGCTGAGCCGAGGCGGCGAGCCGGTGCGCCACCACCTGGGGGTGTCGGGCTTCGCCACCCACGCGGTGGTGGACCGCCGTTCGGTGGTCCCGGTTGACGCAGATGTCCCCGCGGTGGTGGCTTCCTTGTTGGGCTGCGCGGTGCTGACCGGAGGCGGTGCCGTGCTCAATGCGGGGCAGCCGAGGCCGGGCCAGACGGTGGTTGTGGTGGGCCTCGGCGGGGTCGGGATGGCCGCGGTGCTGACCGCGCTGGCACACGACGATGTCCGGGTGGTCGGTGTCGACCGGCTGCCGGAAAAGCTGGACGACGCCCGTGCCGCGGGTGCACACGAGGTGTACACCCCGGAGGGGGCGGTGGACGCCGGCTTGAAGGCCGCGGTCGTCATCGAAGCTGTCGGCCATCCCGCCGCACTGGAGACTGCGGTCGCCCTGACCGCGCCGGGCGGACGCACCGTCACCGTCGGGCTACCGCGCCCGGACGCGCGGGTCACGTTGTCGCCGTTGGGCTTCGTCGCGGAGGGCCGCTCACTGATCGGCAGCTACCTGGGTTCGGCGGTGCCGTCCCGCGACATCCCGCGGTTCGTCGAGATGTGGCGTTCGGGCATGCTGCCGGTGGAGTCGTTGGTGTCGGCGTCCATCACCTTGGATCAGATCAACGAGGGGATGGATCAGCTGGCCGACGGCCGTGCGGTGCGTCAGGTCGTCGAATTCTGA
- the oxc gene encoding oxalyl-CoA decarboxylase, with protein sequence MTETDGFHLVVDALKLNDVETIYGVVGIPITDLARLAQASGIRYVGFRHESTAGHAAAAAGFLTKKPGVLLTVSGPGFLNGMVALANATVNCFPMVHIAGSSDRAIVDLQRGDYEELDQMAAARQFAKASLRIDRAQDIGRGIARALRIASSGRPGGVYLDIPAAVLAETLDSGVADATVWKINDPAPQQFPAQQRVLEAVELLAGARRPLIVLGKGAAYAQADRGIRAFVERTGIPFLPMSMAKGLLPDGHTQSAAAARSLALAKADVVLLVGARLNWLLGHGEAPQWSPEAKFIQVDIDAGEFDSNQPTAVPLAGDIGSVIDMMVDTLDQHRVSCPEDWRAELAEKTRTNDAKMAARLAEDPEPMHFHNAFGAIKDVLAHYPQAYVVNEGANTLDIGRNVLPMTVPRHRLDCGTWGVMGIGLGYAIAAAVESGQPVVAIEGDSAFGFSGMEIETICRYQLPVTVVILNNGGVYRGDDVNPLGAGPAPTVLDARAHHEHLIRAFGGTGYHVRTSADLKSALAESMSSGGPALIDCELDIHVGAESGHLTNLNPKGLPR encoded by the coding sequence ATGACCGAGACAGACGGATTCCACCTGGTTGTCGACGCACTCAAGCTCAACGATGTCGAGACCATCTACGGCGTGGTCGGCATCCCCATCACCGACCTGGCCCGGCTGGCTCAAGCCTCCGGTATCCGCTACGTAGGGTTCAGGCACGAGTCGACCGCCGGTCACGCGGCCGCGGCGGCAGGCTTCCTGACCAAGAAACCCGGTGTGCTGCTGACGGTTTCCGGGCCCGGTTTCCTCAACGGCATGGTCGCACTGGCCAACGCGACGGTGAACTGCTTCCCGATGGTGCACATCGCCGGTTCCAGCGATCGCGCCATCGTGGACCTGCAACGTGGTGACTACGAAGAACTCGACCAGATGGCCGCGGCCCGGCAGTTCGCCAAGGCCAGCCTGCGCATCGACCGGGCGCAGGACATCGGCCGCGGCATCGCCCGTGCCCTGCGCATCGCGTCCTCGGGCCGCCCGGGCGGGGTGTACCTGGACATCCCGGCCGCGGTGCTGGCCGAGACCCTTGACTCCGGCGTCGCCGACGCCACCGTCTGGAAGATCAATGACCCAGCTCCACAGCAGTTTCCGGCGCAACAGAGGGTGCTGGAGGCCGTCGAGCTGCTGGCCGGCGCGCGGCGGCCGTTGATCGTGCTGGGCAAGGGCGCCGCGTACGCGCAGGCCGACCGAGGCATCCGCGCTTTCGTGGAGCGTACGGGTATCCCGTTCCTCCCCATGTCGATGGCCAAAGGTCTGCTGCCCGACGGACATACGCAATCCGCGGCGGCGGCCCGGTCTCTGGCGCTGGCCAAGGCCGATGTTGTGCTGCTGGTAGGGGCGCGGCTGAACTGGCTGCTGGGACACGGGGAAGCGCCACAGTGGTCACCGGAGGCGAAATTCATCCAGGTGGACATCGACGCGGGAGAATTCGACAGCAATCAACCCACCGCGGTCCCGCTGGCCGGCGACATCGGCTCGGTGATCGACATGATGGTCGACACCCTTGACCAGCATCGCGTCTCCTGCCCCGAGGACTGGCGCGCCGAACTCGCAGAGAAAACCCGCACCAACGACGCCAAGATGGCCGCCCGGCTGGCCGAGGACCCCGAACCCATGCACTTCCACAACGCCTTCGGTGCCATCAAAGATGTGCTGGCCCACTACCCGCAGGCCTACGTGGTCAACGAAGGCGCCAACACCCTCGACATCGGTCGCAATGTCCTGCCGATGACCGTGCCCCGCCACCGCCTGGACTGCGGCACCTGGGGGGTGATGGGCATTGGTCTCGGTTACGCCATCGCCGCGGCTGTCGAGAGCGGTCAACCGGTGGTGGCGATCGAAGGGGACAGCGCCTTCGGCTTCAGCGGTATGGAGATCGAAACCATTTGTCGCTACCAGCTTCCCGTCACCGTGGTGATCCTCAACAACGGCGGTGTGTACCGCGGCGACGACGTGAACCCGCTCGGTGCAGGGCCTGCGCCGACTGTGCTGGACGCCCGGGCCCACCACGAACACCTGATCCGGGCATTCGGTGGTACCGGGTACCACGTGCGTACCTCCGCCGATCTGAAATCCGCTCTGGCAGAGTCCATGTCATCAGGAGGGCCGGCGCTCATCGACTGTGAGCTGGACATCCACGTCGGCGCCGAGAGCGGCCACCTGACCAACCTGAACCCGAAAGGACTACCCCGATGA
- a CDS encoding GAF domain-containing protein: MDRLVRALTASVDPASLMVRVAEQACAFMADADGAAINLLRATDDSYVTVSASGVLAPAMGFVIARNSSLQGIAALEGRPLLIQDALVDRRLSETVRASNRQWGTRSWAMIPLVYNDTAIGSLMLAATSPAAFTESDIEPMVAVSNFVSALIGSRFELSTQLTNVITDGPFHRQGAFTARFVASVMMPEAVEADRHQNALDALLERPDALGWLFSPSSDWRTALPSPTKGWRGFPRPWG, translated from the coding sequence ATGGATCGGTTGGTTCGGGCACTGACCGCTTCGGTGGATCCCGCGTCGTTGATGGTCCGCGTCGCCGAACAGGCGTGCGCGTTCATGGCGGATGCCGACGGTGCCGCGATCAATCTGCTTCGAGCTACCGACGATTCCTACGTGACGGTGTCGGCAAGCGGCGTCTTGGCGCCGGCCATGGGATTCGTGATAGCCAGGAACAGCAGTTTGCAGGGCATCGCCGCGCTGGAGGGACGCCCCTTACTGATACAGGATGCGCTCGTCGACCGCCGGTTGTCGGAGACTGTCCGCGCCAGCAACAGGCAGTGGGGCACCCGCTCCTGGGCCATGATCCCGCTGGTGTACAACGACACCGCCATCGGGTCACTGATGCTCGCCGCGACGAGCCCGGCCGCCTTCACCGAGTCGGACATCGAACCAATGGTCGCCGTCAGCAATTTTGTCTCGGCGTTGATCGGCAGCCGGTTCGAGCTCTCGACGCAGCTGACCAACGTGATCACGGACGGTCCATTCCACAGGCAGGGGGCCTTCACAGCGCGCTTCGTGGCGTCGGTGATGATGCCCGAGGCGGTTGAGGCGGATAGGCACCAGAATGCTCTGGACGCGCTGCTGGAACGGCCTGACGCACTCGGGTGGCTTTTCAGCCCGTCGTCCGACTGGAGAACCGCGCTCCCATCGCCTACGAAGGGTTGGCGCGGTTTCCCGCGTCCATGGGGTTGA
- a CDS encoding EAL domain-containing protein, with amino-acid sequence MAFQPVVRLENRAPIAYEGLARFPASMGLTPAQWFSTARRLGRGLDLESAALRAVLAAADGISGDYPVSVNLSPNAVLETIIQDSLVRQNRRLIVEITEHEPFPDDLGERLTALRERGIEVAVDDAGAGYASFTQLLRLRPEIIKIDGELIAGIDSNPAKRAIVTALTSLATELDAKLIAEGVETADQLQTLIRLGIEYGQGFHLGRPQLKIAAERS; translated from the coding sequence GTGGCTTTTCAGCCCGTCGTCCGACTGGAGAACCGCGCTCCCATCGCCTACGAAGGGTTGGCGCGGTTTCCCGCGTCCATGGGGTTGACCCCGGCGCAATGGTTCAGCACCGCGCGCCGACTGGGTCGAGGCCTCGACCTGGAGAGCGCGGCTCTGCGTGCCGTCTTGGCCGCCGCCGACGGCATCTCGGGCGATTACCCGGTATCGGTCAATCTGAGCCCAAACGCCGTATTGGAAACCATAATTCAGGATTCCCTGGTACGTCAGAACCGACGGTTGATCGTCGAAATCACCGAACACGAACCGTTTCCCGATGACCTCGGTGAGAGGTTGACGGCTTTGCGAGAGCGGGGAATTGAGGTGGCAGTCGACGACGCCGGTGCCGGATATGCCAGCTTCACCCAACTGCTGCGGCTGCGGCCTGAGATCATCAAGATCGACGGCGAGCTGATCGCCGGCATCGACAGCAATCCGGCAAAGCGCGCAATAGTCACCGCATTGACCTCCCTGGCCACCGAACTCGACGCGAAGTTGATCGCGGAAGGGGTGGAGACGGCTGATCAGCTCCAGACACTCATTCGTCTTGGTATCGAATACGGACAGGGTTTCCACCTGGGTCGGCCTCAGCTGAAAATCGCAGCCGAACGTAGTTGA
- a CDS encoding endonuclease/exonuclease/phosphatase family protein translates to MRRWLRNPKTLPVGAYDSREGRWRDHPDHRLGDCAELTVATYNIWFNDLYATQRYRAIATLLADEQPDVMVFQEVTPAALDILLAQPWVREQYRRVAIVGAALGNYGMLVLSRLPVRAATYTRLPTQLARGYLTVGLAVNGVIQNVVSVHLESGKRNRELRARQLGCLFRAFRDAGDVIVLGDFNMRDDENDALDPAFRDVWPGLRPDEPGFTEDTSINHMRYDMKDKHRHVRFDRVLVKGSAWVPQSIELLGREPVDPALPRVFPSDHFGVLCRLRWTGVSSQASDRPPWQRRLLAGRAGASGSAR, encoded by the coding sequence GTGCGCCGTTGGCTGAGGAACCCCAAGACGCTGCCGGTCGGTGCCTATGACAGCCGCGAAGGACGATGGCGCGACCACCCCGACCACCGGTTGGGCGACTGCGCTGAGCTGACGGTGGCGACCTACAACATCTGGTTCAACGACCTGTATGCCACGCAGCGCTACCGGGCCATCGCCACACTACTGGCCGACGAGCAGCCCGATGTCATGGTGTTCCAGGAGGTCACACCGGCGGCGCTCGACATCCTCCTGGCGCAACCGTGGGTGCGTGAACAGTATCGTCGGGTGGCGATCGTGGGTGCGGCGCTGGGCAACTACGGCATGCTCGTGCTGTCCCGGCTGCCGGTCCGCGCCGCCACCTACACCCGGCTGCCCACCCAGCTGGCCCGCGGCTACCTGACCGTCGGACTGGCCGTCAATGGCGTCATCCAGAACGTCGTGTCGGTGCACCTGGAAAGTGGCAAGAGGAACCGGGAACTGCGCGCCCGTCAACTGGGATGTCTGTTCAGGGCATTCCGCGATGCCGGCGACGTGATCGTGCTCGGTGACTTCAACATGCGTGACGATGAGAACGACGCGCTGGATCCGGCGTTCCGCGATGTGTGGCCGGGTCTGCGGCCCGACGAACCCGGCTTCACCGAGGACACGTCGATCAACCACATGCGCTACGACATGAAGGACAAGCACCGCCATGTGCGCTTCGACCGAGTGCTGGTCAAGGGCTCGGCGTGGGTGCCACAGAGCATCGAACTGTTGGGGCGCGAACCGGTGGATCCGGCGCTGCCGAGGGTGTTCCCGTCGGACCATTTCGGGGTGCTCTGCCGGTTACGGTGGACCGGGGTCAGTTCGCAGGCCAGTGATCGTCCGCCTTGGCAGCGGCGACTTCTCGCCGGCCGAGCGGGCGCATCCGGTTCTGCGCGGTGA
- the frc gene encoding formyl-CoA transferase produces the protein MNAPLTGIKVIDFTGVQAGPACTQMLAWFGADVLKVERVTGGDVTRHQLRDVPDLDALYFTMLNSNKRSLAINTKTPEGLEVMEKLIREADILVENFAPGAMDRMGLSWEHIHDLNPRLIFGSVKGFNDESPWKDLKVYENVAQAAGGAASTTGFWDGPPTVSAAALGDSNTGMHLLIGLLTALLAREKSGVGQKVSVSMQDAVLNLCRVKLRDQERLEQLGYLEEYPQYPNGTFGDAVPRGGNAGGGGQPGWVLKCKGWQEDPNAYIYFTIQEQNWAKTCAALGRPQWVDDPAYATAAARQPHLFDIFAEIETWLADKTKYEAVDILRKFDVPCAPVLSMKEIAYDPALRASGTVVEVQQEGRGTFLTVGSPVKFSDYTPQITGAPLLGEHSSAVLADLGYSAEQIAGFITDGIIAETHLAAH, from the coding sequence ATGAACGCGCCCCTGACAGGTATCAAGGTCATCGACTTCACCGGCGTGCAGGCCGGACCCGCCTGTACGCAGATGCTGGCCTGGTTCGGTGCCGACGTGCTCAAGGTCGAACGGGTCACCGGCGGGGACGTCACTCGTCACCAACTGCGCGACGTCCCCGACCTGGACGCGCTGTACTTCACGATGCTCAACAGCAACAAGCGCTCGTTGGCCATCAACACCAAGACTCCAGAGGGCCTGGAGGTGATGGAGAAGCTGATCCGCGAGGCGGACATCCTGGTGGAGAATTTCGCCCCCGGCGCGATGGACCGGATGGGCCTGTCCTGGGAGCACATCCACGACCTGAACCCGCGGCTGATCTTCGGTTCGGTCAAGGGATTCAACGACGAGTCACCCTGGAAGGACCTCAAGGTGTACGAGAACGTCGCGCAGGCCGCCGGTGGCGCGGCGTCCACCACCGGTTTCTGGGACGGTCCGCCGACCGTCAGCGCGGCCGCCCTCGGTGATTCCAACACCGGAATGCATCTGCTGATCGGACTGCTGACCGCGCTGCTGGCGCGGGAAAAAAGCGGTGTGGGACAGAAGGTGTCGGTGTCCATGCAGGACGCGGTGTTGAACCTGTGCCGGGTCAAGCTGCGTGACCAGGAACGTCTGGAACAGCTCGGCTACCTCGAGGAGTACCCGCAATACCCCAACGGCACCTTCGGTGACGCCGTGCCGCGCGGTGGCAATGCCGGTGGCGGTGGGCAACCCGGCTGGGTGCTCAAGTGCAAAGGCTGGCAAGAGGATCCGAACGCCTACATCTATTTCACCATCCAGGAGCAGAACTGGGCCAAAACCTGTGCCGCGCTCGGCCGGCCGCAGTGGGTCGACGACCCGGCCTACGCCACCGCCGCGGCTCGCCAGCCGCATCTGTTCGACATCTTCGCCGAAATCGAGACTTGGCTGGCTGACAAGACCAAGTATGAAGCGGTGGACATCCTGCGGAAGTTCGACGTGCCCTGCGCGCCGGTGCTGTCGATGAAAGAGATCGCCTACGACCCTGCCCTGCGGGCCAGCGGCACGGTGGTCGAGGTGCAGCAAGAGGGGCGAGGCACGTTCCTCACGGTCGGCAGCCCGGTCAAGTTCTCCGACTACACCCCGCAGATCACCGGGGCCCCGTTGCTCGGCGAACACAGCAGCGCGGTGCTCGCCGACCTCGGCTACTCGGCCGAGCAGATCGCGGGATTCATCACCGACGGCATCATCGCCGAGACGCATCTGGCGGCGCACTGA
- a CDS encoding AMP-binding protein translates to MWQHLGDLLAGAPPRSTALIDGRTAVTYAELDDLVTARAAELSGRVLAVTGANTVDFVVTLLAAARARVVAAPLDPSLPEAERTRRIALLQNPHGLCDDDALIMLTSGTTGTPKLVPWTHQSLAASVKTVVDSYGLTARDATVAVMPLFHGHGLVAALLATLTSRGTLLLPESGRFSAHTFADDMAAVSATWYTAVPTIHRIVARRADTLPPLRFIRSCSAPLSPDLVTDLERRFGTQVLAAYGMTETTHQAATVRPGAGAEVRQNTVGTPVGLDVRIINGEICFRGPTVMRGYLGPDPADPFLDGWLRTGDLGIQDLDGNLVVTGRIKNLINRGGEKISPEHVEQVLAGCPGVLQAAVVGVPDDLYGEHVAAAVVLDGDTDPGQITEYCRTRLAPFEIPQQIVPVAALPQTAKGDVDRTALAALMVGQSPTRVP, encoded by the coding sequence ATGTGGCAGCATCTGGGTGATCTACTGGCCGGCGCGCCGCCCAGGTCGACGGCGCTGATCGACGGCCGCACAGCGGTCACCTACGCCGAACTCGACGACCTGGTGACCGCACGCGCCGCGGAGCTCAGCGGGAGGGTGCTGGCGGTGACGGGCGCCAACACCGTCGACTTCGTGGTGACCCTCCTGGCTGCCGCCAGAGCACGTGTTGTTGCGGCCCCGTTGGATCCGTCCTTGCCCGAGGCGGAACGGACGCGCCGGATCGCGCTGCTGCAGAACCCGCACGGGCTGTGCGACGACGACGCGTTGATCATGCTGACATCCGGCACCACCGGAACTCCGAAGCTGGTCCCGTGGACACATCAGAGCCTGGCGGCCAGTGTGAAGACAGTGGTGGACAGCTACGGGCTCACGGCCCGGGACGCCACCGTCGCGGTGATGCCGCTGTTCCACGGCCACGGACTGGTAGCGGCGCTGCTGGCCACACTGACTTCACGCGGCACGCTGCTTCTACCCGAATCAGGCAGGTTCAGTGCGCACACATTCGCCGACGACATGGCCGCGGTGTCGGCCACCTGGTACACCGCCGTGCCCACCATCCACCGGATCGTGGCGCGCCGCGCGGACACCCTGCCGCCGCTGCGGTTCATCCGCAGCTGCAGCGCGCCGTTGAGCCCCGACCTGGTGACCGACCTGGAACGCCGCTTCGGCACCCAGGTGCTGGCCGCGTACGGGATGACCGAGACCACCCACCAGGCCGCGACCGTGCGCCCGGGTGCCGGTGCGGAGGTGCGCCAGAACACCGTGGGGACTCCGGTAGGCCTCGATGTGCGAATCATCAACGGAGAAATCTGTTTTCGCGGACCGACGGTGATGCGAGGCTACCTCGGCCCGGATCCCGCGGACCCCTTCCTGGACGGTTGGCTGCGGACCGGTGATCTGGGCATCCAGGACCTCGACGGCAACCTCGTGGTGACCGGCCGGATCAAAAACCTGATCAACCGGGGCGGTGAGAAGATCTCGCCCGAACACGTCGAACAGGTTCTTGCCGGGTGCCCGGGTGTGCTGCAGGCCGCCGTGGTGGGTGTTCCCGATGACCTCTACGGCGAACACGTCGCCGCCGCAGTGGTCCTCGACGGTGACACCGACCCCGGGCAGATCACCGAGTACTGCCGAACTCGACTGGCCCCGTTCGAGATACCACAGCAGATCGTGCCCGTGGCGGCTCTGCCTCAGACGGCCAAGGGTGATGTTGACCGGACCGCGTTGGCGGCGCTGATGGTTGGGCAGTCGCCGACCCGGGTACCTTGA